One Chryseobacterium indoltheticum DNA segment encodes these proteins:
- a CDS encoding Imm44 family immunity protein gives MTNDKNIFGCFVSYPSLMYDATEDQKSTAKHQGDLFHTYIYGDNRICNTLKTLNSEDYGKDLKLALFQFYVNPMKYEVDMLKEIESYRKNEKSIGIPIIITDENFFSKSEEGRFNYLKQTILQKIDLLKEVVKKKKLDTNMELLKSDLNKVFQ, from the coding sequence ATGACTAATGATAAAAATATTTTTGGTTGTTTTGTCTCTTATCCATCGTTGATGTACGATGCAACTGAAGACCAAAAATCAACTGCAAAACATCAAGGTGATTTATTTCATACATACATTTATGGAGATAATCGAATTTGTAATACATTAAAAACACTGAATAGTGAAGATTATGGAAAAGATTTGAAATTAGCTTTATTTCAATTTTATGTAAACCCAATGAAATATGAAGTAGATATGCTGAAGGAAATAGAATCATACAGAAAGAATGAAAAATCAATCGGGATACCGATAATCATAACTGATGAAAATTTCTTTAGTAAATCAGAGGAAGGTCGTTTTAATTATTTAAAACAAACTATTTTGCAAAAGATAGACTTACTTAAAGAAGTTGTCAAGAAGAAAAAATTGGATACAAATATGGAATTATTGAAATCTGATTTGAATAAAGTTTTTCAATAA
- a CDS encoding DUF4304 domain-containing protein, which produces MDIFKELIKKLTPFLKSLGFSKKGNSFHLELDKNYGIINFQKSRESTEDVLKFTINFGIYSNVLGQSEYDYNNLSKPEIEQCQWNSRVGAFMPNSPDYWWIINFTDDLNTYTQDLVDNIQNIIIPEINKRLSDEGLINSWLNENNAGTTEIGRFKYLTTLLKIKGDFNTLNHIIETSMQQMKGKPNAKLAIEHLKEIDVTYQS; this is translated from the coding sequence ATGGATATTTTTAAAGAACTTATAAAAAAACTCACACCCTTTCTCAAAAGTTTAGGGTTTAGTAAGAAAGGAAATAGTTTTCACTTAGAACTTGACAAAAACTATGGAATTATAAACTTTCAAAAAAGTAGAGAAAGTACTGAAGACGTACTAAAATTTACAATTAATTTTGGAATTTATTCTAATGTTTTAGGACAATCAGAATACGATTATAATAATCTATCAAAACCAGAAATAGAGCAATGCCAATGGAATTCGAGAGTTGGTGCATTTATGCCTAACAGTCCAGATTATTGGTGGATAATCAACTTCACGGATGACTTGAATACTTATACTCAGGATCTGGTAGATAACATCCAGAATATAATAATTCCTGAAATTAATAAACGTCTGTCTGATGAGGGTTTAATTAATTCCTGGCTCAATGAAAATAATGCAGGCACTACTGAGATAGGGAGATTTAAATATTTAACTACACTTCTAAAAATAAAGGGAGATTTTAATACTTTAAATCATATTATCGAAACGTCTATGCAACAAATGAAAGGAAAACCAAATGCTAAACTTGCTATAGAGCATCTAAAAGAAATAGATGTGACATATCAAAGTTAG
- a CDS encoding UDP-3-O-(3-hydroxymyristoyl)glucosamine N-acyltransferase produces the protein MTFHQPQQLKTIADLIGAKFIGSEDFEVLGTNEIHRVKSGEIVFVNHPKYYDKALNSAATIILIDKEVDCPEGKALLISDDPFRDFNKINTHFTRIYNFTETLHDVEIGEGTKIHPSAVLGNNITIGKNTLIFPNVVIGDRTVIGDNVVIQSNTVLGGDAFYYRKLNGNFDRLISVGNVIIENNVEIGNGCTIDRGVTDSTIIGEGSVLDNQIQIGHDTVIGKRCLIASQVGIAGCCIIGDEVTLWGQAGIASGNTIESGSVILGKTGVNRDLKKGTYIGMFAEDFKTYLKKEVKLRNME, from the coding sequence ATGACGTTTCATCAGCCACAGCAGCTTAAAACCATTGCAGATCTCATCGGAGCAAAATTTATTGGCTCTGAAGATTTTGAAGTATTGGGAACAAATGAAATTCACAGAGTAAAATCTGGCGAAATTGTATTCGTGAACCACCCCAAATATTACGATAAAGCTTTAAATTCTGCAGCAACCATTATCTTGATCGATAAAGAAGTAGACTGTCCGGAAGGCAAGGCGCTTTTGATCTCGGATGATCCTTTCAGAGATTTTAATAAGATCAATACCCATTTCACAAGAATTTATAACTTCACCGAAACACTTCATGATGTTGAAATTGGCGAGGGTACAAAAATTCATCCTTCAGCAGTTTTAGGAAACAATATTACTATCGGAAAAAATACTTTGATTTTTCCAAACGTTGTGATTGGTGACAGAACAGTGATTGGCGATAATGTCGTTATTCAATCCAACACCGTTTTGGGAGGTGATGCATTTTATTACAGAAAACTCAACGGGAATTTCGACCGCCTAATCTCTGTAGGAAATGTAATTATCGAAAACAATGTAGAAATAGGCAATGGTTGTACCATCGATAGGGGAGTGACAGATTCTACGATCATTGGTGAAGGTTCAGTTTTAGATAATCAAATTCAGATTGGCCACGACACCGTGATTGGTAAAAGATGTCTGATTGCATCTCAAGTTGGCATTGCAGGATGCTGTATCATTGGTGATGAGGTCACTTTGTGGGGGCAGGCTGGTATTGCTTCCGGAAATACGATTGAAAGCGGATCTGTAATTTTAGGCAAAACAGGGGTCAACAGAGATCTTAAAAAAGGCACTTATATCGGAATGTTTGCCGAAGATTTTAAAACCTATCTGAAGAAAGAGGTGAAGTTGAGAAATATGGAATAA
- the efp gene encoding elongation factor P, giving the protein MATSNDIRKGLCIEFSNDIFKIIEFLHVKPGKGPAFVRTKMKSVTNGKVLDNTFSAGHKIDEVKVITRKFQYLYDDENGFHFMNNEDFSQLYLNKEMIENSNLMKAGEEVTIILKEADETPLSAELPQSVYLEVIEADPGVKGNTATNALKNAIVETGARVMVPLFIEPGDKIKVSTEDGSYLERVK; this is encoded by the coding sequence ATGGCAACAAGTAACGATATCAGAAAAGGTCTTTGCATCGAATTCAGCAATGATATTTTCAAAATTATTGAGTTTCTTCACGTAAAACCAGGGAAAGGTCCTGCTTTCGTAAGAACAAAAATGAAATCAGTAACCAACGGAAAAGTTCTTGATAACACTTTTTCTGCAGGTCACAAAATTGATGAGGTAAAGGTAATTACCAGAAAATTCCAATATCTTTATGATGACGAGAATGGTTTCCACTTTATGAATAACGAAGATTTCTCTCAGTTATACTTAAACAAAGAAATGATTGAAAACTCAAACTTGATGAAAGCAGGTGAAGAAGTGACGATCATCTTGAAAGAAGCTGACGAAACTCCGCTTTCTGCCGAGCTGCCACAATCAGTTTATTTAGAAGTTATAGAAGCTGATCCGGGAGTGAAAGGAAACACTGCTACCAATGCCCTGAAAAACGCAATCGTTGAAACAGGAGCTCGAGTAATGGTTCCTTTGTTTATCGAGCCGGGTGACAAAATCAAAGTAAGCACAGAAGACGGTTCTTACTTAGAAAGAGTAAAATAA
- the lpxA gene encoding acyl-ACP--UDP-N-acetylglucosamine O-acyltransferase codes for MIHQLAAVDKRAKISKNVVVEPFTTIAGDVEIGEGTWIGSNVTIMDGARIGKNCRIFPGTVISAIPQDLKFDGEDTQTIIGDDTTIRECVTVNRGTKALGFTKIGANCLIMATSHIAHDCVIGDHVIIVNGCGIAGHVEIGDYTVMGGLSAVHQFGKIGKHVMISGGTLVRKDIPPYVKVAREPMSYAGINSVGLRRRGFTNEKIFEIQKIYRAIFQMKMNVSQAVSHIEKEMLPTAERDEILQFIQNSPRGIVKGYGTGKE; via the coding sequence ATGATTCATCAATTAGCGGCCGTTGATAAGCGTGCAAAAATCAGCAAAAATGTTGTAGTAGAACCATTCACTACCATTGCTGGTGATGTTGAGATAGGAGAGGGAACCTGGATTGGCTCAAACGTAACCATTATGGATGGCGCCAGAATCGGTAAAAACTGTAGAATTTTCCCTGGAACTGTAATTTCTGCAATTCCTCAGGATTTAAAATTCGACGGTGAAGATACCCAGACCATCATTGGAGATGATACAACAATCAGAGAATGTGTAACGGTTAACAGAGGTACCAAAGCTTTAGGTTTTACAAAAATTGGAGCCAATTGTCTGATTATGGCAACATCTCACATTGCACACGACTGTGTAATTGGCGATCATGTAATCATCGTAAACGGTTGCGGTATTGCAGGACATGTTGAGATTGGCGATTACACGGTTATGGGAGGCTTATCTGCCGTGCATCAGTTTGGTAAAATCGGAAAACATGTAATGATTTCGGGTGGTACTTTGGTGAGAAAAGATATTCCGCCTTATGTAAAAGTAGCAAGAGAACCGATGTCATATGCGGGGATCAATTCTGTAGGGTTACGAAGAAGAGGATTTACAAATGAGAAAATCTTCGAAATTCAAAAAATTTACAGAGCTATTTTCCAGATGAAAATGAATGTTTCTCAAGCCGTTTCACACATCGAAAAAGAGATGCTCCCTACTGCTGAAAGAGACGAAATTCTTCAGTTTATCCAAAACTCACCAAGAGGTATCGTAAAAGGATACGGAACCGGTAAAGAATAA
- a CDS encoding bifunctional UDP-3-O-[3-hydroxymyristoyl] N-acetylglucosamine deacetylase/3-hydroxyacyl-ACP dehydratase has product MSDMQKTLQEEVTLSGIGLHTGKEVKLTIKPAKENTGFVFVRTDLEGRPHVEADVNYVVATERGTTLEKLGVKINTCEHLLAALVGCDIDNAVLEMDASEPPILDGSSKFFVEAIESVGIVEQTVAREYLVVKEVLSYSDPATGSEITIIPSDTYEVTTMVDFGTKVLGTQNATLKNISEFKEEISSARTFSFLHELEMLLDHGLIKGGDISNAIVYVDKDLTPETTEKLKKAFGKDHVSIRPNGILDNLTLNYPNEAARHKLLDVIGDLALTGVKIKGKVIANKPGHFVNTQFAKKLNRQWKLQKKKNVPEFDLTKEPVFDINGIMKLMPHRPPFLLIDKILELSDSHVVGLKNVTMNEPFFVGHFPKEPVMPGVLQVEALAQTGGILVLASVPDPENYSTYFIKIDKVKFKRKVVPGDTMIFKIELIEPIRRGIVHMQGYGYVGDTVAVEAELMAQVAKNKID; this is encoded by the coding sequence ATGAGTGATATGCAAAAAACCCTTCAGGAAGAGGTTACTCTTTCTGGAATAGGTCTTCATACTGGTAAAGAAGTAAAATTAACCATTAAACCTGCAAAAGAAAATACAGGTTTTGTTTTCGTACGAACAGATCTTGAAGGGCGACCTCATGTAGAAGCAGACGTAAATTACGTGGTGGCTACAGAAAGAGGAACTACTTTGGAAAAATTGGGCGTTAAAATCAATACTTGTGAGCATCTTTTGGCTGCTTTGGTGGGTTGTGATATCGACAATGCTGTTTTAGAAATGGATGCTTCAGAACCTCCTATTTTAGACGGCTCTTCAAAGTTTTTTGTTGAAGCAATCGAAAGTGTAGGTATCGTAGAGCAAACTGTCGCAAGAGAATATCTTGTTGTAAAAGAAGTATTGAGCTACAGCGACCCTGCAACCGGTTCAGAAATTACAATTATCCCTTCAGATACTTATGAGGTGACGACAATGGTAGATTTTGGAACTAAAGTTTTAGGAACTCAGAATGCTACTCTTAAAAATATTTCAGAATTTAAAGAAGAAATTTCTTCTGCAAGAACGTTCAGCTTTTTGCACGAATTAGAAATGCTTCTTGATCATGGTTTGATTAAAGGTGGAGATATTTCAAATGCAATTGTATACGTTGATAAGGATTTGACTCCTGAAACTACAGAAAAGCTGAAGAAAGCTTTTGGTAAAGATCACGTATCAATTAGACCTAATGGTATTTTAGATAATTTAACTTTAAACTATCCAAACGAAGCGGCAAGACACAAATTATTAGATGTAATTGGTGATCTAGCGTTAACGGGTGTGAAGATTAAAGGAAAAGTTATTGCCAATAAGCCCGGACATTTTGTAAATACTCAGTTTGCGAAAAAGCTAAACCGCCAGTGGAAACTACAGAAAAAGAAAAACGTTCCTGAGTTTGATTTAACGAAAGAGCCTGTTTTCGACATCAACGGAATCATGAAGTTGATGCCTCACAGACCTCCTTTTTTATTGATCGATAAAATTCTTGAGCTTTCTGATTCTCATGTGGTTGGTTTGAAAAATGTAACAATGAATGAACCTTTCTTCGTTGGGCATTTTCCAAAAGAGCCAGTAATGCCTGGAGTTTTACAAGTGGAAGCTTTAGCACAAACAGGAGGAATCCTGGTTTTGGCAAGCGTTCCGGATCCTGAAAATTACTCTACATACTTCATCAAAATAGATAAGGTGAAATTCAAAAGAAAAGTTGTTCCCGGTGATACAATGATTTTCAAAATTGAGTTAATAGAGCCAATCAGAAGAGGTATTGTTCATATGCAGGGATACGGATATGTTGGTGATACTGTAGCAGTAGAAGCAGAATTGATGGCTCAAGTTGCAAAAAATAAAATTGATTAA
- the lpxD gene encoding UDP-3-O-(3-hydroxymyristoyl)glucosamine N-acyltransferase yields MEFTASQIASFIDGKIIGDENALITGVSPIESGESGHLSFVAQDRFAHHLETSQCSVLIVTETLINKDQYNPTIIAVKDAYLSFQVLMNLYQEMQGKKEGVEDGSSIHDTAVIGDKVYIGAFTYVSEKAKIGEGSQIFPQVYIGKGVKVGKNCKIDSGARIYDYCIIGDNCVIHSNTVIGGDGFGFQPTPEGFQKIPQLGNVIIEDNVEIGSNCSIDRATIGSTTIGKGTKIDNLIQIAHNVKIGANNVIAAQAGIAGSTTIGDWNQIGGQVGIVGHIKIGSQVKIQAQSGVNSSVNDKDTVYGSPAISYNDYLRSYVHFRNLPELAKRINNLENNSKDHTNE; encoded by the coding sequence ATGGAATTTACAGCTTCGCAAATTGCAAGTTTTATTGACGGAAAAATTATAGGTGACGAAAACGCACTTATTACCGGAGTTTCACCGATTGAGAGCGGAGAATCCGGCCATCTTTCTTTTGTTGCGCAAGATCGTTTTGCGCATCACTTAGAGACTTCGCAATGTTCGGTTCTTATTGTTACCGAGACCCTTATCAACAAAGATCAATATAATCCTACAATTATAGCTGTAAAAGATGCCTATCTTTCTTTTCAGGTTTTAATGAATCTGTACCAGGAAATGCAAGGCAAAAAAGAAGGGGTAGAAGATGGATCTTCCATTCACGACACTGCTGTAATAGGAGATAAAGTATATATCGGCGCTTTTACCTATGTTTCAGAAAAGGCAAAAATCGGTGAAGGTTCACAGATATTTCCGCAAGTCTATATTGGTAAAGGCGTGAAAGTCGGTAAAAACTGTAAGATAGACAGTGGTGCAAGAATCTATGATTACTGCATTATTGGTGATAACTGTGTAATACATTCCAATACCGTAATCGGTGGCGACGGATTTGGTTTTCAGCCGACTCCGGAAGGCTTTCAAAAAATTCCTCAATTAGGAAATGTTATTATTGAAGATAATGTGGAAATAGGTTCTAACTGCAGTATCGACAGAGCTACAATAGGCTCTACAACCATCGGAAAAGGTACAAAAATCGATAATCTGATTCAGATTGCACACAACGTAAAGATTGGTGCAAACAATGTAATTGCTGCACAAGCGGGAATTGCCGGTTCTACCACTATTGGAGATTGGAACCAGATTGGCGGTCAGGTTGGCATCGTTGGTCATATAAAGATAGGAAGCCAGGTGAAAATTCAGGCGCAGAGTGGAGTGAATTCCAGCGTTAATGATAAAGATACCGTTTATGGTTCTCCTGCGATCAGTTATAATGACTATCTTCGAAGCTACGTGCATTTCAGGAACCTTCCTGAACTTGCGAAAAGAATAAATAATCTTGAGAATAACTCAAAAGATCATACTAATGAGTGA
- a CDS encoding HD domain-containing protein codes for MQNKLKIINDPVHGFIKIPHEILFDVIEHPYFQRLRRISQTGLLNLIFPGATHTRFHHAIGAMHLMFTALETLKQKGVAISVEEEKGAMLAILMHDIGHGPFSHALESMLMDDWHHENLSLLLMNRLNDEFGGQLSTAIEMFQGKYHRKFFNQLISSQLDVDRLDYLNRDSFFTGVSEGNINTQRIISMMNVCEEELVIDAKGVYSIENFLTARMFMYWQVYYHKTSALAEFILVKILERAKYLVSEGVDLPATENLKYFLHRGKSAATDEDVERFTQLDDNDVVQAMKLWQKSEDFVLSYWCKCVIQRNFPKTIISSHPFDEKFIDEKIQNTNDFFGIDNGDELVHQITRSLLPYDTEKQPIYLLQKSGKVLKLDESEDQLLSGLIVHKTKRYILAFPRM; via the coding sequence ATGCAGAATAAGCTTAAAATTATCAACGACCCTGTACACGGTTTCATAAAAATCCCTCACGAAATCTTATTTGATGTTATCGAACATCCATATTTTCAAAGATTAAGAAGGATTTCACAAACCGGACTTTTGAATTTAATTTTCCCCGGAGCAACCCATACACGATTTCATCACGCTATTGGTGCGATGCATCTGATGTTTACTGCTTTGGAAACCTTAAAGCAGAAAGGAGTTGCTATTTCTGTTGAAGAGGAAAAAGGAGCGATGTTAGCAATTCTGATGCACGATATCGGTCACGGCCCGTTTTCTCATGCCCTGGAAAGTATGTTGATGGATGACTGGCATCACGAAAACCTTTCATTATTATTAATGAATAGACTGAATGATGAATTTGGCGGACAATTATCGACAGCGATAGAAATGTTTCAGGGGAAGTACCACAGAAAATTCTTTAATCAGCTCATCAGCTCACAACTGGATGTTGATCGTTTAGATTATTTGAACAGGGACAGTTTTTTCACGGGAGTTTCAGAAGGAAATATCAATACGCAAAGGATTATTTCAATGATGAATGTCTGCGAGGAAGAATTGGTAATCGATGCGAAAGGTGTTTATTCTATTGAAAACTTCTTGACGGCAAGAATGTTTATGTATTGGCAGGTTTATTACCATAAAACTTCGGCGTTGGCAGAATTTATTTTGGTAAAAATCCTTGAAAGAGCAAAATATCTGGTTTCAGAAGGTGTCGATTTACCGGCCACAGAAAATTTGAAATATTTTTTACACAGAGGAAAAAGTGCAGCTACCGACGAAGATGTTGAGCGTTTTACACAGCTTGACGATAATGATGTTGTTCAGGCGATGAAATTATGGCAGAAGTCAGAAGATTTTGTTCTTTCTTACTGGTGCAAATGCGTCATTCAGCGTAATTTTCCAAAAACTATTATCTCATCTCATCCTTTTGACGAAAAGTTTATTGATGAAAAGATACAAAACACCAACGATTTTTTTGGAATTGATAATGGTGACGAATTGGTACATCAAATTACAAGAAGTCTGCTTCCGTATGATACAGAAAAACAGCCGATTTACCTTCTTCAAAAAAGCGGAAAAGTCTTAAAATTGGATGAGTCGGAGGATCAGCTTTTGTCTGGCCTCATCGTTCACAAGACGAAAAGATATATCCTCGCATTTCCGAGAATGTGA
- the porX gene encoding T9SS response regulator signal transducer PorX: protein MSNKILWIDDEIDLLKPHIVFLEKKGYIVTPVNNVNEALELIDSEKFDLTLIDENMPGISGLEAIPMIKDKDNSLKIVMVTKSEEEHIMEEAIGSQIADYILKPVNPNQILLSLKKNLQEDNLVEQKTILQYQQEFRNLSMELSYLRTYQDWAEYYKKIVNWELKFDKVADNEFADLLQSQKEEANIQFAKFIENNYEDWLNGSDKPMMSHTLFKDKIKTEVEKDKVLLLMVDNLRYDQWKVIEPLFTKYYNKVSEDYYYSILPTATQYARNSFFAGLLPSEIEKRFPDKWFNDNEEGNKNEFERDFLEDQMKRVGLSSKSMKYLKVLNADFERKIYDDFNQHKNNDLLVIVYNFIDILSHAKTDNHIVDQLIRDDKTFRSLTSNWFENSSLIKIIKLAAENGFKLVITTDHGTVYVKKPSRVVGDRETSTNIRYKTGKSLTYDDKDVWAVSNPEKLFLPKGNLSSKYIFAKNNTFLAYPKNYNHFVNYYKETYQHGGISLEECIIPISILEPK, encoded by the coding sequence ATGTCAAACAAAATATTATGGATTGATGATGAAATAGATTTACTAAAACCTCATATCGTTTTTCTGGAAAAGAAGGGTTACATCGTAACTCCTGTGAACAATGTGAATGAAGCTTTAGAACTTATTGATTCTGAAAAATTCGATTTAACCTTAATCGATGAAAATATGCCGGGAATCTCCGGTCTTGAAGCTATCCCGATGATTAAAGATAAAGATAATTCTTTGAAAATCGTGATGGTAACCAAAAGTGAGGAAGAGCACATCATGGAAGAAGCGATCGGCTCGCAGATTGCAGATTATATTTTAAAACCTGTAAACCCAAATCAGATTTTACTTTCGTTGAAGAAAAACCTTCAGGAAGATAACTTGGTAGAGCAGAAAACTATTTTGCAGTATCAGCAGGAATTCCGAAACCTTTCGATGGAACTTTCTTACCTGAGAACATATCAGGATTGGGCAGAATATTATAAAAAAATCGTGAATTGGGAACTTAAATTTGATAAAGTTGCTGATAACGAATTTGCAGACCTTCTGCAGTCACAGAAAGAGGAAGCCAATATTCAGTTTGCTAAATTTATCGAAAATAATTACGAAGACTGGTTGAACGGTTCGGATAAGCCAATGATGAGCCACACCTTATTTAAAGATAAAATAAAGACTGAGGTTGAGAAAGACAAAGTGCTTCTTTTAATGGTCGACAATCTTAGATACGACCAATGGAAAGTAATTGAGCCTCTTTTCACCAAATATTACAATAAAGTTTCAGAAGATTATTATTACAGTATTCTTCCTACCGCCACACAATATGCGAGAAACTCATTTTTCGCAGGTCTGTTGCCTTCAGAAATCGAAAAACGTTTCCCGGACAAATGGTTTAACGATAATGAGGAAGGAAATAAAAATGAATTTGAGCGTGACTTCCTAGAAGATCAGATGAAAAGAGTTGGTTTAAGTTCTAAATCGATGAAATATCTTAAAGTTCTGAATGCTGATTTTGAAAGAAAAATCTATGATGACTTTAATCAGCACAAAAACAATGATCTTTTGGTGATCGTTTACAACTTTATCGATATTCTTTCGCATGCAAAAACCGATAATCATATTGTTGATCAGTTGATCAGAGATGATAAAACGTTTAGATCGTTAACATCGAATTGGTTTGAGAATTCATCTTTAATTAAAATTATTAAACTAGCTGCAGAAAACGGATTCAAACTGGTGATTACAACCGATCATGGAACTGTTTATGTGAAAAAACCCAGCCGCGTCGTTGGTGACAGAGAAACCTCAACAAACATCCGTTACAAAACAGGAAAAAGCTTAACGTACGATGACAAAGATGTCTGGGCAGTGAGCAATCCTGAAAAACTGTTTTTACCTAAAGGAAACCTAAGCTCTAAATATATTTTTGCCAAAAACAATACATTTCTAGCCTATCCCAAAAACTACAATCACTTTGTAAATTACTATAAAGAGACTTATCAGCACGGTGGAATTTCTTTGGAAGAATGCATCATTCCTATCAGTATTCTGGAACCTAAATAA
- a CDS encoding LamG-like jellyroll fold domain-containing protein has translation MHKNLLTSKLKFATLFTVLLGSASGLNAQQNALNFDGTDDYIQTNYPGVLGNAPRTVEAWIKLPTTTAGENLVATWGSDNVNGGRFTVRINNVSGLYKLRIENKGGGVNGTVTLNDGNWHHIAVTYDNSLSTNKYKLYVDGNLDTEGNISTTTNTVALTNMIIGRRIMPSLGGFFNGSIDEVRVWDKALTLAEIQANKNYEFCTPPANLKAYFKMNEGTVNSNNGTVTSIASAVGSYTGTLNSFALNGTASNYIAGSSTLGAVNINNTVTVSGSTLTAAQAGATYQWINCSNGNAPVGVTTQSFTPAVAGNYAVIVTLAGCTQTSSCQSVTLGVHDVEAIPELTLSPNPTNGILNITAKNAIEKVEITNFAGQRLIDFQPNSANAELNISQLKAGVYLVKVISKQQARVYKIIKK, from the coding sequence ATGCATAAAAATCTACTTACGAGCAAATTAAAATTTGCAACATTATTTACTGTCTTATTAGGATCGGCTTCGGGACTGAATGCTCAACAAAATGCTCTTAATTTTGACGGAACAGATGATTATATCCAAACCAACTATCCCGGCGTTTTAGGAAATGCACCCCGTACAGTAGAAGCGTGGATAAAATTACCCACAACTACTGCTGGAGAAAATCTGGTAGCAACTTGGGGATCCGATAATGTAAACGGAGGAAGATTTACGGTAAGAATTAATAATGTGAGCGGATTGTATAAGTTAAGGATTGAAAACAAAGGCGGCGGAGTAAACGGTACAGTTACTCTTAATGACGGAAACTGGCATCACATTGCCGTAACTTATGATAACAGCTTATCTACCAATAAATATAAATTGTATGTAGACGGTAATTTAGACACCGAAGGAAATATTAGTACAACAACGAATACTGTGGCACTTACCAATATGATTATTGGTAGAAGGATTATGCCAAGTCTTGGTGGTTTTTTTAATGGAAGTATCGATGAAGTGCGTGTTTGGGATAAAGCTCTTACACTAGCGGAAATTCAGGCTAATAAAAATTATGAATTTTGTACGCCGCCAGCAAATCTGAAAGCCTATTTTAAAATGAATGAAGGAACGGTTAACTCAAATAATGGTACTGTAACTTCTATTGCCAGTGCTGTCGGTTCTTATACCGGTACTTTAAATAGTTTTGCTTTAAACGGAACTGCTTCAAATTATATTGCAGGATCATCAACGCTTGGAGCGGTAAATATCAATAATACAGTTACTGTTTCAGGATCTACATTAACTGCTGCACAAGCGGGCGCAACTTATCAGTGGATCAATTGTAGCAACGGAAATGCTCCGGTTGGGGTGACTACGCAGTCTTTCACACCTGCTGTTGCAGGAAACTATGCCGTAATTGTTACGCTTGCAGGTTGTACACAAACGTCTTCTTGTCAGTCGGTAACTTTGGGAGTACATGATGTTGAAGCAATTCCTGAATTGACTTTATCACCAAATCCTACCAACGGGATTCTAAATATCACTGCCAAAAATGCAATCGAAAAAGTAGAAATTACAAATTTTGCAGGTCAGAGATTAATAGATTTTCAGCCAAATTCTGCGAATGCAGAACTCAATATATCACAGTTGAAAGCAGGGGTGTATTTGGTGAAGGTAATCTCAAAGCAACAAGCGAGAGTTTATAAAATAATTAAAAAGTAG